CCACATTACCACCTAGAACCAGATACAAGCGTTCAATGCACAGCTTTCAGGAAGCTATCACCTCCTAAAACTCAACAGAATCACTCTTAAAATTGTTCTCCCTCCCACAGATGTCCTGACATCCTACCCTTTGCGGTCGGTCATTGATGCTAAATGTGACCCTTCCATTGGGCAGAGCAGCTGAGGAGTCAACCGTGATGTCATACATGGAGAAACGAGGCAGCTGACGAGTGATTTCAAACACGTGGAACTGGGTGctggaaagaggaaaaacagaaagcGCAGAGATGAGCAGCAGAAGAGCCAGAAGACAGAATAGCAATGTTATCGTAAATGTATGGGGTGGAAACTGCAATGACTATAATCTTGACAATGCAGCATGATTTCACTGACTGTTATGACAGTTATCTTTCTCACACATATCCTACCTAGTTTTCCCTCCAACAAAAGCTTTGATGTGGAGATCCACCGGTATATCTTTCGGGGGAACGATGGGGACTCGGATACATCCTGACAGGTTCTGGGCACTGGGGTGGACAACGTGGCTTTCCCCCTCAAATATTCCCTCTGCAAAGATGAGCACTGCACGGATAATGGTTTCTGgaaaggacaaagaaaagaatcGGGCACTTATTAGTGAATGCTCAATCAGATCGTAACTTATCTATATTTGACAGGCTTAAAATTCTCAGCTCAGATGCGAAAAAAATTCTACCATTTGGTGTTGAAATGCTGAGCTCCACATGAGCCTTCTGGGTTTCTGTGGCAGGTTTCACCGACAGCGCTGTCTGGAGCTGAGTGTTGGCTGGTATGACACCCACCCCGCTGTTGGTCTCTGACACACCCTGAATTAAATATGACAGTTTGTGTGAACGCTGGCATGAAAGAGCGTACGGATCATTGATGAATCCTGCAACTATCTACAATACATGAAATCTGATATTTCTCAAACACAAAAGGATttaaagaaattgcattaatgAAACCAGtaattaaaactaaaataacAAACATATTCAACATAGCTGAGCTGAAGTGctatagaaaagaaaaatggaaaaacctgcagccacataGGAATAAAATGGAAGGACATTACATTAGACGGACAGATTTTGAAATTTCTTTGGCCCTATAGCATGTTATGGTTTATTTGTTCTAAAATTATGGGTAATGAAGGTTTGAACTCTGGCTGACTTGATTGTTTACCTTTTTAAATTAGTAAATAAATGATAAGCTATGTGGTTTGTTAAAAACTgcggaaaatattcacaaaaatgtaatactACAACTGCATGTctcaaaatgatataaaaagtTCAACTGAACCAGTGAGTGACAAAATAAATAGAAGCTCTCTCTAAAGCATCTTATGGACATCTTGAATTTAAACTAAAAGGTTATTAAGTGTAATCTTCCAGAGACTATGATTATCCATAACAAATTTCATCACGCACACATAACAAGAACTCCAAGGTAAGAGGTAAATCTACACTCAAGGCATAAAAGCCTCCTGATCCGATCAGTCTTTCAGGATGAATACGTATGTGCACCTTGGCATTCTCCTCATAGTTGCGGAGCTCAAGCAGCAGATTCTGCCTGCGCTGGCTGAGCTCTCGAACAAGATCCTGTTCAGCACTGGAGTCCATGAGATTCCCTTTCATGTCCTTACTGGCTGGCAGGTAACCACGAACtaaggagacacacacacattgaaaagcaatgaaaacaGCCTATTCTATGTTGAAGAGTTCTAAGCTGATTCTTCTAAATTATGGACACAAGTTTATTAAACTTTTACCCAAGAATGAATGTGATTAGCCATGTTCGACtttttccacacacaaacaACTCACCCTCTCCCTCTGTGGAGGTGCAGATGAGCTGCTTCTGTCCATCCAGCCTGTAGTCTCCCTCCACCACTCCAGCCACAGACGAGGAGAAGTTGTCTTTGAAAATGACCTCACCTGTGCGGTCGCTTCGAGCATCAATCTGGAACAAACAGGGAATGTGATCACAGAATAGATGCAAGATGGAGAAACTACAGAGGTCTAGGTCAATGCTGTTCTCAAGAATCTAATGTAATATGACATTCCTGAATTGTAAGAGGTTGTTTTGAGAAAGAAGGTCTGCCAAATCATGCACTGACCTTTCCATTGGACCAGCCAGTAATGAGCTCCACAACCCCATCAGCATTCAAGTCAAAGGCATGGATGCTCATTGCATGATTCTTAGACTGAaggaagcagaaagaaaatattacaaaataataACTGGAGACAACATTATTTATATTCAAGCCGTGGGTAAAGTCTAAAGGTTGAGGAGTCTATCAATATATCAAaggaaatgagacagaaacacaagaaacagaacaatgacttttagagaaaaaaatctgataaagaAAAATGGTACATGAAAGATGCCTGTAACCAACAAATGCAAAGGTTAGATCTGTattcaaaaaaatacataaatgggTATGATACCTTGATCCTCCAGTAGCGGGCAGTGCGGTCATAGACTCCAACTGTGCCATTGGCCAGGGCATAACCAAACCTGCTGCCATGCATATGGCACAACGATGTAACTGTCTGTGTGGAGAAGCacagaggaaacaaaaatagaaaagtgTTATTCTGCACTCATGtagcaaaacacagacaagaaaATCTACAACATATCACTGCCACCAGTGCAATGATGATAATAGTTATTATTCCTAGACTGCTCCTTCCatacaacattttaaaacacagcaGTCAATGTCGATTCATTTACACATTTGGACGCatctttttacctcattttCAGTCATCTCTGACACAAGCTCATCCTCTTTGAACACTCTGATGTCAAAGTCCTCAGATCCTACCAAGAGCTGCAAATACAATATGAAcagtttattatatttatataaatgacTCTGTAATTGCATTAATAGCAATAGTTTCAGCTATAGTAATATAAAATTGATAACACTATTAAAGTAGAGACCTATAGGAAGTAGGGATGTgcggactagtcgtttaatcggtTAATTGtcgactcatttattaaacagttagtattttactagtcggttaaacgcgagtgtgccccccccccagattgaagttccagatgtccgccatctcctggtgtacagtacatgaggtacacgaggcagtatatttgaagctatggcttgttatgttcagcaatgttgattgtggcaatattgcgactttggcgcttaaagggttaaattgcaagttcaatactaatttccgaaccgactagtcgttaattttattggcgacgagtcggttcggaaattagtcgaaattcccatccctaataGGAAGTATGTATGAGATAGaaggaagacagaaaacagctgtcCAGCTGGAATCAGGTTATGGCCATGGAAGATACTCAGAATGTGTCTCAGACTGCCAGCTAGCCAAGACTCACCTCATTTTTTCCATCTCCAGTGAAGTCACAGAGCACCAGAGACCTGACATTATCTCCAGTAACCTAGCAAAAAGATACTTCTTGATTAATACATCCCACAGAAATGTTGATTCAAGGAAGAACAATTCTTGACAGGGCTCGGAGTGCAGCATACTTTTTCTTTAAAGAtgccaaaacaaataaattggAAACCACTGGTGAAAATGTTAGATGAGATCTGTTACTATTTAATTCCTAATGAATAACAGCTAGCTGTAGTCACTTAAAGAAATCtcttttttatatattaaaCTGAAGTGCAATCTGAGTTCATAGTGTCTGAAGTCTTACTGTCCAAAAGTGGTCGTTTCCCACATAGTCAAAGCCTTGCAAGGCACAGTTCCCTCCAATGATGGCAAGAGGAGAAGGGATGTCCCCGAGTTTCCCCAACACGATAGCATTGGCTCCATCGGCCACCTacatccacacacagcagaaacaagGTGTTGAAAGTCAGGCCCATTCTCTGTGTAAAGCATTTATACTTTAATCATTTTTCAATCCCAGATTTTAATGATAGAGTGCAAATGCTTAGCCCAAGGACCAGAGAATTAGGTTCTGACAGCCAGCTGTTCAGTGTTAAACACAATTATACATTATATATtcattgttatatttttttaactaaaagACAATGTATTCAtataaaatcaacagaaaaccaACTGAACTTGaacatttttccagtttcaATTTTAAATAATCCATTATATGTCATTTTCAGATAACAGCATCGATGGGACAAATCACAACAATCATAGTTAGCCcttatttttctcagcttcactcacCTCTCTGTAAAATATATCAGCATTGTCATGGACATCATAGGCCAACAGATTGGTTTGGGACCCCACTAACAGTGTGTCCCCGGTGGTATTTGGTCCCAAAGTTCCTGCAGTCAAACAAGTGACTGCCTGGTTGATGTTGAGCAAAGAGATGTCAGAGTCCTGTGTGCTCTGGCTCAGCCGATGAGCCACAGGTCTCTGACCACGAGCATGAGGGTTGTGGATAAAAACCTTTTAGTGAGAGAGAAAGTTGGGAATGCTGAAGAagtgcagagagaggaggatcccacagtggggaaactggctgttacagcagcaaaaacagtgcaaacatttaagGACTGCAGTACaaaaatatgtatgtataaaaTAAGTATGAATGgtattgcacatattttttgATGAACAGAAATACTcaatattgcacagattataCACAAGTAGAAAAATAACAGTATAGCATATGTTCAGAGTTATGTTGGAACAGTGAAAAAATTTCATTCACTTACCTTTCCGGCCTGTGTGGCTGCAGTAAGGCATGGGTGAACTCCATCAAATTTCCCAATAGTCACCATGCGAGGGTTAATCTTGTGGTTTAGCTTCAGAGTGAATATGGGGACCAACATGGTGCTGATTCTATAACCCTGATCACACAAGAGTCAAAAGATACAAGCCGGGGGACAGTGTGAGGCAAAGTACTATTTCCCTTCCTTTCAGATAATCATTTAAACACTGGTAAAGTAGACTTTCCTGCACATAACCGAGTGCCAATGCGTGATTTTGCCACACTAATGTAATTACAGGCTTTACCTCAGCCACCCAGTAGCGAGTTCTGTTGCCTAGCAACACAGAGTAGGAAGCTAAAGCTTCTCATCAGGCTAATCTCCCCGTCGTTTCCTCTACAAGAATGTCAAttatacaacaaaaaatactgcatCTGACTTGTTTGCATTTTCGTAAGTCTTGCATGAACACCATGTAAGATATGAAGCTATCGAAAGAAATAAAATCGTGTATATTGCACAGTCTTGTAAACCTAGCATAGTTAGCTAGCATTAGCGTCGATGTCTGGAAACAACTATAAACTACTACAGAcactacaacaaaaacatcactaCTTAAAAAAACACCGTACCACGTATTGCAACTGAATTCTCCTCAAGTGTAAATGGTGGATGTATATAAAAACGAACCAGCCAGCTAATGGGCTAGCTGGATAAGACGACAACACACCGACAGATCCCGACcagcctcctctctgctgtcttaaaaaaaaaaggattctgGGTAATTTTTTACACAGGACTGCCAGGAGAGCAGGGAGGAAAGTATGCTGACTCAAGCGCTACACGGTAGTTGTGAGGAAAATGATTGATCAGGTGGTGaaatatgacacatttttacccagtattacaaaataaacaggATAAAATTACAGTAGACTTGTAATCTGCAGTAAAGAATGCCTAATCTTGACAATGGTACAGGTCTCCTGAAGTGTTTTTGAtattgcaatttttaaaaaaagtgtgagGATTAGGCTCCAGAAATACTGGATCTTACACTTTTCTTAATGCAACGCTTTTATGTAGACCcttattttgttgttaatgCCTTCTCTTTAAATCCCCTCACCTCagctttgtctgtctgttggttCTGTTACACCTGTAGCACACCTGGTAGTCATTGTGTGTAAATATTTAGTGATAATTGGTCTCCAGTTAAGAACAAGTTTTTGTGGTCTGGTTTAATTTTACCATGCCCCAAAACTCCACCTAATAAAGCAATACGTAATAACGTTAGAACTGGCCTGAAGTTGAATTAAATTTGTCACATTGGAACAGAAAGAAACctcattttgtatttaaagTGTTACCAAAGAGGTTTAAGAGGTTAATTATGTATATGAAACTATGGTCCCAAGACCTGACATCCTCAGTCCAGAGGATGTTGTGTTGTGATCTTGACAGCAAGAATGGGCTTCAAATGCTTCTAAGGTAAATTTAGGTTTACTCATATATATGTTATCATTTGGACAGACATATACACACAGATGCTGAAACTCTCTTGTCTATTATGGTTAATTAATGTCAATGCTAATGAAATATGCCCAGGACATTTaacatgttgttttttataGTTTATATGTTGTGGAAAAGCAACAGTCTGAACtgcatttttgtgttaaaatatACCGCAGTTTGCTTTTTGAAGATTCAGACTACTACACAATGTTTTGGCAATTTTATTCAGAGCATATAGTTGGTCGCTCGGTAATTTCTTTCACTTAAATTAAACGCTTTCACCTGACAAAGCATCACAAATCAGCCTGTTGTATCATCCTAAATGTGTGGCTTGGCAAAAACCTTTACAACCAAGAAtcatttgcaaaaatgtaataTGTAAAGAAATGATTTGTTTCGTCCAAAATATGTCCAAACCCAAACACATTCACTTTGACATTATGTAAAATTCAGTCACGCTGAGCTGCGAATTGTTATATTGGGGCAACTGGTGCAAGTGAGcaagtttttttgtcatttgttgcattttctgtGGACTGTAtctaaacagttttttgttgtcatttgtcattGTAGACAAGCTGTTGGGATGTCAGAGGGAGATTCAGCACCGACGAGGTCAGAACTCTTGTAAGATCCATGTAAAGCAGTCCACTTAAAAGCAGGGGAGTAAAATCCTATTCCATTCTTCACTgcctttttgtttgtctctgttaCAGTCATATTATTTTCTGTACTCCTTGGGTTGTTTAAAAGTCACTCATTGTCATAATCAgcactgtattttttctgtgtttatttatgatACCAGTATGAACACATTTTATAAGTGTTTTTACTGAAAGAACTGTTTGGTCTGTTATTAACTTGGATTAATAGTATTTATCTTCAAAAATTTATGTAACACATTTGAGAACCCATATCCTAGACAAGCCCGATGTGGTCCATTTAAAAATCTAAGCTGCTGTGTGTGATTCATTTCTTTAGATTGTTAATATATTGTACAGTGAAATTATATGTTGAATAATATAGTAAAAGCCTGATAATGTAACATCTTATTTCAATTCCAGtgctgtctcctgcaatttctGCCCAGaagtgaataaaataataaaatagttgGTTGGATAGTTCTCTGAGTGAACTCCAGTGCACTTGGATTTTAGTTTAATGCATTAATAGTGAAAATAGTAAGCAGCATAACTGATCATGTAAAAAATCATGAATAGCAGCACAAGTTCAGGTTTTGTTCAGTAGAAATTCATCGACTGCGGTTATGGATTTTTATCTTGTGTTAGGAATATTCTCCACAGTTGTTCATCAGCTCTATGTGACCCCGAAGGTGGCAAAAGGGCtcgtccgggatttgaacccgggacctctcgcaccctaagcgagaatcatacccctagaccaacgagccTCCATACTGTGTTGTTCACATCTGCAATTCTGTGCAGCAAAGAGCTGTGTTTAAATTGTTCCAACTGATGATGTGGCAAATTGGGGCTCCACTTTTTGTCTAATCAAACAGCACCCTCTGGTGGTGTTATATGTTTTTCCTGCAGTGTGCTACATGCTACACTGAACTCTAAAAAGTTCCTCCCCACAGACATCCTTAAAACACTCACAGATCTATACACTGAACCCACATTGAAGTCTGTCATATTTTCATGTGACCCAGGAAAGCAGGTCTTTACCTTGACTTGAAACTGTTTACCTTGGAGTTTGTCAaagttgttgctgctgacaGCAATTCTCTTGTCAGATTTAGAGTCAATTATTTCCTGGCTTTCGTGAATTTTGAGTGTACTGATTGAACCCAGGGCCTCTTGCACCCAaagcgagaatcatacccctagaccaacaAGCCACCTACAGGATGCACCTCTGTGTCAACAACATGTTCTTTCAGGGTtgacagaacatttcagattgttGATGTGGTATTGCCTCACATTCCATCTCATAAACTGGCACCCTGTCAGCATGGTTCGTTCATGTCATGTGAGGTGTTTTGACACAACAATCAGGTCTAATTTAGTAGTGTaccaaacaatacaaaaaaagtgcatttacaGATAATAGTTTTTTTGTAGCATTTATTTTGTGCACTCTTTTTGAGACAGAAAACGTAAGATCTACTCAAATGAACTTAGGCAATACTGAACATAAAATGTACAGTGCAAAAACATCAGTTGCTGAAGAAACAGGGTCAAAGAAAATATGTGTAATGTTTATAGTGCGAAGGTTAACGTGCAAAACAAAGTGAGTGAGATTTGTCAAGAATGGAATATCGTAGGGTCTGTGATTAAACTCTACTGGCCGTGAATGTagcttcttttttcctctttattgtttctgctctgtttgcAGTGTTTGCTTAAGTCTCAAATACAGTGTGTCTGACAGGGTGTGATGAATAAGATTCACTtgaaattattataataaaGAAAACTTCTTGTTGGCCACAAGTACACTTGACATAAAGACCCAACCAATTCAACAACtaaattctttcattttttcatacactgttttgttttcattgttgttgactcaatgttttttatgcattttttattgttgttatagATAAACTATAGGGATGTCAGTGAGACGTTCAGAACAGAAGAAGCCAAAGTCCTCATGAGATCTATTTGAAACACAGTCCTCTTAAATGCAGGTGAGTACAGTTCTATACCCTCATCTCTACCTCTTTCTGTATCTTTGGTTTAATCACATTATTTCTCTCCTTAttcaatggattttttttagttttattgatCATACTgatagggctgcacagttgagtagtggttagcactttggccttgcagcaagaagatctctggtttgcgtcccggctttcccaacatctttctgcatggagtttgcatgttctccctgtgcatgtgtgggttttctctgggcactccggcttcctcccacagtccaaaaatatgctgaggttaattgattactctaaattgtccgtaggtgtgaatgcaagagtgattgtgtgtctgtatatgtagccctgtgacagactggcgaccttgtccagggtgtcccctgccttcgcccgagtcagctgggataggctccagcaccccctgcaaccctaatgaggataaagtggtgtatagatgatcaTACTggtgtttcttttgtgttaGTCTGTGATAATGGAGTAATTTTTTAATCGAAGTTCGGAAGAACTCAAGGTACCTGTTGCTCTGTCATTAGCTTAGTTGTGGTTGaaggttttaaatgttttggatTAACTGGTCAGAATCACTTCACCTCTGTTACTACCATAGAAATTAGTACATCTAATTAAATCCGGCACCACTTTATTTAACTGAGGTTTCAGTTCAGCATCTTATGTCACTGTTCCACATTCTGACAGTCAGAATCCAGTTCATCTGAAACGCTATTTTTGTTTTGACGCAGTAATCGAGACATATTCAGGGAGCAACAATGTTTGAGACACATTCTACACAGGAAGGGCtcgtccgggatttgaacccgggacctctcgcaccctaagcgagaatcatacccctagaccaacgagccaCATACATTGCTGTTCACATCTGCATTTCTGTGTGCAAAGACCTGCAATTGAAGTGTCCAAAGTGGTGATGTGGCGACTTGGGGCTCCACATTTGATCTGATCCAACAGCACCCTCTGGTGAGGGATTTTATGGATTCACCTTGCTGTGCATTATAACATTGAATCCTAGAAAGTTTGGCCCCAGAGACACAGGAAAATGTATACATTGTGTTTGTCTAGGATTTAAATGTGGGACGTTTCACAACTTATGTAGAGTTTTGTAAACGTGCATCGCCGTGGTCCAGCCCTGCTGTTCTTCCCAAATCTTGCTGACAAGTTCCATATTGATTTCAACCTTTACATATCACAGTTTGAGTATTtaagattttgtttttgtggatgGAACTTTTCACACCTATTCTTGTGATTGTAGGAATGTTTTGTATTGCAATAGACTCTTGACGCTAGACTCAAGCGTAGACTGATTAGAATTTGGTGgtcaaatgaaaaacaagctgATTTCTTGTACCGTGTTCATATATCTTCCATTTTATGTGTAGTATAGGTTGCACTTTGACAGCTACTGGGAATCTGACTAGCTATGGCAAGTTTCATGCTACCTTGCTCACAGCACAGTTGTAAATCCCAGCAACTTGAGATTTCCGTTTGAAATTAGTTGTTCTGTTCAGATTTCTGAAGTTAAGGTTCGTCCAGGATTTGAAACCAGGAACTCTCACACCCTAAAcgagaatcatacccctagaccaacgagccGCACTTAAAGTTGTTCACATCTGTAATTCTGTGCTGCTAAGACCTTAAATTGGATCTCAAAGTGGTGACGAGGTGACTTGGTGCTCTACATTTCACCTTGTCCAAGAGCACCCCTGGTGGTTAAAATGTTCTTATTGCTTTCTTCATGCTGCAGTTTAAATATCTATGTACAATTTTCTGATCTTGGCTGCTGAGATGCTGAAAAAGCTTCACCATGACAAGGTGTGATTGGTAGATGAGATCTGgatgagatgctgaaggctcagGACACAGTTGGGATGTCTTGGCTGACATGTCTCTTTAAGTGTCAAGAAGAAGTCAGGGATAGTCAATTTGCTCATTTATTGTATTCTATCTATATAAAAACGTCAATTTTGAATTTGTTACAGATGAAGTCCTTACTATAACTTGGGTAAACatggaaacagaaaatacatctcagaaatatgaattttgaggacgttttgtttcagttaaaaGTTTTTACCAGTCTCAAACCAGTTCTCCACGTAGGTCATAAAATTTTACGACCAGTTCTTATCAGATCCTGCTAAAGGGTAGGCAACATGGTATTCCTGGGGGAAGGAAGGTTAGGTCTGGATAAGtgttgattaaaagaaaacattcacagcataaagtgagagtcattgtctttcaaatgGTCCTTTCAAAGTGTTAATGTTCTACAGGGAACTCCATCCCTTTGCAGGAGGTCTGAATGTCCTTATTTACTATAGAAGAAACATTTAATCAGTTTTCTCCAGAAACTGGGGGTTGTTGTGGCAAGAATCAGATGTCCTGCTGTAATTCAACCATGGCATTAATGGTGTTTTTCTGTAGGGACAGGAAAGAGTTCTGGACCTGTCCAGTATTGCAGTTTGATGTGGATTCTAGACCCCCATCCTAAGAGAGTGTGTTCTTGTCTAAGTTGTAATCTCCTGTGGCATTCCAAAGACCAAGCATGTACGCTACAGTATCATGTTCAAATATCCTCCATTTTTGTGTGTAGCATAGGTTACTCTGTAGCAGCTACTGGGAATCTGACAAGTTTCATGCTACCTTTCTCACAGCACAGTTGTAAATCCCAGCAATTTGAGATTTTAGGTTGAAATTAGTTGATCTGTTCACATTTCTAAAGTTAGGGCTCATCCAGGATTTGAATGCAGGACCTCTCGCACCCTAAACAAGAATCATACTCCTAGACCAACAAGCCACATATGGAGCCATTCGCATCTGTAATTCCATGCAGTGAATTGCTGCAATTGAACTGTTGAACCTTGGTGACAGCTGTATATGCTCCCTTTATATAAACCTCCACACTTcatatgtctgtgtagattttcAGTCATCCATGGTAATCCCTTTACCTTCAACAGACATCAACTGGACTTCTAGTTTAGAttctctcatccaagaggcttcttcactTGTAACTGAGTGATGAGGagttacagatttttaaagtaGCTTCAGTTCTTCAGTTCACATGCCTAATGGCCCATGAATGATCCAGGACTCATGTACTTCAAGTTGGGAATGTTTGTGAATCCAGGTGGTCCAACAATAACGACAGCAATCATGGTGGTGGATCTGCCAGTTTACAACAGACATGAATCTGCCATGTCAAGAGTGACTCAATATGTTAATGATAGTGAAAATTTTTGGAGAGAGACCTTATCACTGCATTATAAGTGCTTCATAAATGCTGTTGTTGACCTCCCCGtctgtttagagatggctgTTCCAACTTGACATAGATGACTTCCGTCACtgctctctcaaaccatctgtccacTCTGCGGTCTAAGTTCATGTCTCTGCCGAGTGCCGTGATAAACCTATGTACAAAAGGCAGTCATTCACCACTTAAATG
This window of the Acanthochromis polyacanthus isolate Apoly-LR-REF ecotype Palm Island chromosome 8, KAUST_Apoly_ChrSc, whole genome shotgun sequence genome carries:
- the bbs2 gene encoding Bardet-Biedl syndrome 2 protein homolog translates to MLVPIFTLKLNHKINPRMVTIGKFDGVHPCLTAATQAGKVFIHNPHARGQRPVAHRLSQSTQDSDISLLNINQAVTCLTAGTLGPNTTGDTLLVGSQTNLLAYDVHDNADIFYREVADGANAIVLGKLGDIPSPLAIIGGNCALQGFDYVGNDHFWTVTGDNVRSLVLCDFTGDGKNELLVGSEDFDIRVFKEDELVSEMTENETVTSLCHMHGSRFGYALANGTVGVYDRTARYWRIKSKNHAMSIHAFDLNADGVVELITGWSNGKIDARSDRTGEVIFKDNFSSSVAGVVEGDYRLDGQKQLICTSTEGEVRGYLPASKDMKGNLMDSSAEQDLVRELSQRRQNLLLELRNYEENAKGVSETNSGVGVIPANTQLQTALSVKPATETQKAHVELSISTPNETIIRAVLIFAEGIFEGESHVVHPSAQNLSGCIRVPIVPPKDIPVDLHIKAFVGGKTSTQFHVFEITRQLPRFSMYDITVDSSAALPNGRVTFSINDRPQRVVMWLNQNFLLPEGVDSPDVTFNSLRGGGLLSFSMASNGQITLRTDDIDLAGDLVQSLASFLAIEDLSAEADFPTYFEELRTTLTEVDEFHSVHQKLTAAMADHSNYIRNMLVQAEDARLMGDMTTMKKRYRELYDLNRDLINEYKIRSNNHNALLACLKSVNQAIQRAGRLRVGKPKNQVISACRDAIKSNNVNALFRIMRAGTASS